The genomic DNA ATCAACATTACAAAAGGTTCATTTCTACACACACGGTGAAAAGAGATGACAGCTGTAGAGGACCCTGTATTGTTAAATTAGGACGGGCCTACACCGCAGGACTTATGCTAGGGTATTTCCCAAAGCACAACTCTGAGAAAACGTCCTCCTCGATACCCAGCTGTTAAGTTTAACAACGTCTGAGCTCTGAAGTGAatcaaatttatatttaactcgagcacatacttttaaaaacttttctgccCAAATCTTTATTTTCCCCAAGAAGTAAAAATGGAGGAAAACCTCGAGTACAATTGTGCATTTACTCTTCTACAAATTTGGCAACATATTAAAACCTGTTGCATCTCAGTGTCAACCTTCTGGATTTTTCGCACTAATAGTACAGGCTGCATCAAGCGGGGCTGAAAATGAAACACGAGTAAAGCTCTGGAACTGGACCACAGAGGTGTTCCTTACCAACCGCTGGCCCTAAAGGCAGAGGGTGGCAAAGGTTCCCCCCTCCACCGGGGGACCAAGAAGAGCCCCATATGCTGTCACAGGCATAACATTTCTTTCAAGTTTTGTGTTCAGTCTTAAAAATTAACTGCATTTTACTCCATGACATTTGCTTTACTATAAAAATACTGTTTGAAATCACTTGCCAGTCAAATAACCCTTCCTCACCCGCTCCACACCAGGGCAGGCAGAGCCCCGTCTGGGAAGCTCACGGGTAGGTGAGCCAGGCACCAAGCTTCGAACACATTTCATTAGGTCCGTTTGGGGCATTTCCACAAATGAAGTAATTTTATTCACTCAGGATGTAACTAAACGCTTCAGGAAGCAATGATATCAGTTTCAatgtactgaaaaataaataataaacagcatgtttttcagtttttaaacaaggaaattagttaattttatttactaatagaaataaaagaagccTCTAACCTAAAGTATAGTCTGATCATTTACTTTctgtaaaaagaaacacaaattggatttttttttaaacataaaaaggaCAAGACCCACAGAAAGATAAACTCCTCTCCTCTACCTGCTGGCATTACAGAGATTTCCCCAGTTACTGACTGATATTGGTAGATCTGCATCACCACCGCAAGCCTGACGTCACAATCTGATGCATTCAGCTACTTCTCGGCATCTCAGAAGCAGCCCCATCCCAGAGAAAAACTGCTCTCTGGCACTTCGAGCACTTTTCCCCTCCAGAATATGAAGCCCTAAATACCGCCACCTGGAAGAACACAAACATGTCACCAATCTGTGGTTTTCTGACTGTTCCACAGTGAGGAGACAGCTGAGCAAGGGTGCTGCGGTCCCTGCCACCACCGATCCCACACGAGGCGCTGTCTCTATCACCAGCTCCCTGAAAGGCATGTGTGGATTTCACTGGCTGTTTTAATAAGTTTCAAGAGACATTCATATTAAAATAGGTTCTAAGAGACGCTCATGTTTTAACATGGGCTCCAAAGTGTGTGAAGATCCACCTAGAATCACATCTCAAGGCATCATCAAAAAGAGATCTGTTCCAGAAAGTGTTAAAAGAGGAAGCCAGGCTTCCCTCACAGCTGTTTCTGGGGCCACATTTTTTCCCATTAACTGTTTAAAAGTCTGAATCAGAAGCAAGAATGGCCACCTCTATATCCGTGTTTGCGTGCGTACACAAAGAAGTACCTTTACGCTGACTTCAGGAAAATAAGGACATTTTGTGTCCCCCAAACATCTGCCTGCTACAGGCCTTGCAAGAGGGTTCACGCCCCCTGAAGATGGGGCAAGGGAAGCCTAGAAGGTAAGAAACAACCCCGACAGGTCTCCTGAGCGCTGTCATCACAGAGGTTCAGGCAGTTTGGCTCATGTGTATGACAGCAAATACCATGCTCTGAGCGCAACGTGAATCACTCCCTAAAGAAAACAGAGCTATCACTTGCTACACTCCTCATGGCATTTTGGCTGTTGATACGGTCTCAGGATGAAAAACTCCCATCAACAACTTTTCCTTTTTGGTCTACACAGCACCATAGTTAGTGGCATGTTTTTTTGTTGGTTGCTTTTAAATCTTAAGGAACCAGGTATAAGAATACAACCAAAGTGACTGATTTGAGGTTTTATAGGCAgaggtctctcttttttttcctcagatttTTGCTCCTTAAAAAAACAGGGGGGAAAGTATGAGGTCTCAAAGCTAAGAGTTACTCTGACCGTAGCTGGCCCTCAATCAAGGGACAGCTAACCATGccatttcctctttgttcttctgtGCATTATCTCGTGGCAAAATTTCACTCTGGACGCCCAGATCTGAGGTGACTTTTCATATTAGATATAAATTAATCCAAAGGTCTAGAGCTCTAAATTCCCAGAGTCATGACAAACGCTTAACTTACTTCAAAAATCTCTTGCATAAGTATCTCATCCCTCGGCTCAAACAAACGAGAAGGTCAAAGGCAAGAAAGGATACATACATTGGAGCATCTCCTATAATCCATATACACGCGCATTCTCTATACAGGTTCTACATGGTCAAAGGAGTTGTTTCAGCTAATATAGCCTCTAGTGCGGAGTTCGTCGGAACACAGCCCGTCGGGGCCCCACCAGCATCATACGAAACAGCAGTACTTCTTCCACCAGGACTTGGACAGGGTCTTCATCTTGTCCGGAGTCCTGCTCTTGGACTTCCTGGGCTGCTGCTGAGAGTCCGAGTACTGGATTCCGGCGACGATGGCTGCATCAAAGACCTCTTTGAGGTTCTTCTGAGTCAAGGCCGAGCACTCGATGTAGGAGGCAGCTTTGATCTCCTCAGCACACAACCTGGCCGCCTCCTCGGGCACGGGTTTCTCTTTGCATTTGTCCAGCTCGATGAGGACTTTGACGTCTTCTCTGAGATCCGACTGCGTCCCCACGAGGATGATGGGGGCTTTGGGACAGTGGCAGCGAATCTCCGGCACCCATTTCTCACTGACGTTCTGGAAGGAAGAGGGGCCCACGACACTGAAGCACAGGAGGAAGATGTCGGCGCTGGTGTAGCACAGCGGCCGGAGCTTGTCGAACTCATCCTGCAAGCGAGTCAAGCACCCAAACGTTACCTTTTACATCAGGTCTCATCAGCACAAAGACCGTTTGAACGTTTTTCTGGAAAGGGTCTGGCAGGTAACAGAAAGCCCACGACGGGTGGAAGGAAGAGCGAGAGTCCTCAAAAGGCCCCTGCTGCCAAGTGGGGCAAtgctcccagcccctggaaacctgCCCGACGTGCTCAACGTTTTCCTTGATGCTCTAGACCTACTTGCAATTTACCACAGGAAAGGTCCTTAAATTAGAtggattttcaaaataaaatttactttctctAGGCTTCAGCACAGAGTAACTCAGACCCACTCCTTCAACTCTGGTACTTAGTCAGGCTCTTAAAACGTACACAGTACCCACGCTGATCCTCGGGGCTCCACCCTGACTCCAGGGAGCCCCAGTCTGTGAACCCAGCACCTCTGTAAGGACCCATCCCTGCCCATCCTCACAGCAGCGATGAGCCATGCCTGTTCCATCCCATCTGCGCTGGGCACACCCAGGGCACATTCAGGGCACACGCGGTGCAGAATCATGGGAATCAGACACAGGTCTGGAGTTGAGGACCTGGACTTGGCCACTCTCATTAGGGACCCAGAGAATGTGTGCCTCTCAATGTCACATACAACACTGGTGAATACAGTCTCACACTTGCTGGATATAACACTTCTcgatttatctttttctccctccctccttttctcttactttccctcccttcttttctctccatgAATCCCAGAGGCCCCCACGCACGATGCTTTGGGAGGATAAAGAACCAGAGAAAGGGTGTACCCACCCAACTTCTGAGGGATAGAGAACTGGATGGAACAAGTTAGAGTTGATTATATAAACCAACCACCCACCACGCTGCTGAAGGCCGTGCCGCACTCACTCACTAACAGAGATGCATGTGGGACTCCAGGCACCACGCATCAGACACCAGACTCCAGGGGATGTGGCTGGGGACAGACAGACATGGCCTCAGCCCTTGTAGGGACATCTGTCTCCAGATCAGTGTTTCTTTATATCAAACACCCTAGAGTCCCCTGCAGCACCATATTTAGCTAACTGAAAGCTTTCACTCATCTCTCTTCTAGGAAAACATTTACATCATCTCATTTCTATCTGAAATTTCTATATGTGGGTGCCAACCATCCTCCGGCATAAGGTGACACATAGGTTCCGTAAACGTCACCCAGGTTTCTGCCGCTCAGTTGACGCGTATGATCGTTTACGAACTATTATTTGCGTGCATGTTATGCAGCATCTGTGGCCTTTTTCTAGGGATGAGGGAAGCCTGGATCTTCTTATTTGagttcactttcctcatctgaggCTCCGTATTTCAGTTTGTGGGGCAACAACCAAGTAACAATATTAAAGTCAACCAATATTAAAGTCCTTCCTCAGGAAGGAATACGGCATCTCTCCGTGTCACTGCCACTTCTCCGACTTCTACACGCAaaagttaaaaaggaagaaagaagaaaaaaagccttggaTTTCTTAGTGCCAACTTCGTGctgaaagaagaaacacagaaacCCATCCAGGTGGCCCACGGCCCAGCCACGAGGATCTTTTAATGAAACATTCCCTCTGTTCTCGGAGGCCTGCAAGGAAGAAGCACAGGACGGAGGCGTTGCCCGCGCTGCTGGCAGTCATCGCACC from Phocoena phocoena chromosome 16, mPhoPho1.1, whole genome shotgun sequence includes the following:
- the RHOU gene encoding rho-related GTP-binding protein RhoU produces the protein MPPQQGDAAFPGRCEAPPVPPRRERGGRGPGAPGGRGRAGGAEGRGVKCVLVGDGAVGKTSLVVSYTTNGYPTEYIPTAFDNFSAVVSVDGRPVRLQLCDTAGQDEFDKLRPLCYTSADIFLLCFSVVGPSSFQNVSEKWVPEIRCHCPKAPIILVGTQSDLREDVKVLIELDKCKEKPVPEEAARLCAEEIKAASYIECSALTQKNLKEVFDAAIVAGIQYSDSQQQPRKSKSRTPDKMKTLSKSWWKKYCCFV